ACGGCGGCGGTCAGCAGCAGTGCCCCGACGACGACGGCGAGCGCGTAGCCGGAGATGAGCCAGCCCGCCGTGGCCTCGCTGACCTGGAAGTCTGCGGCCACTTCGGGCAGCAGGCCCATGATGACGAACTCGGTGAGTCCGATCCCGAACCCGCCGAGGGCGAGTGCTATCAGGCCAATGGGCATGGAGGAGCTCCTTCAAAACTGTACGGAAAGAATTGCGAGGCGTAAGCTATTAGTTGCAGACGCGTTATTTATTGTTGCACAAGCAAGTATGCCGCGCAAGCAACTAATTTGTGGGCTGCCTGTGCTTCGGGATCTCCCGGGGCGGGGCAGGCTGATTTGAAGGGAAGAACTGATGGGCATCAAGGACGACGCCGTCGAGGTCCGGGCGCAAGGCTGGCGGACCCTGGCGGCCCTGCACGGACTGATCGAGGCCGAGCTGGAGCGCGCACTGCAGGCCGTGGCGCAACTGTCCGTCGTGGAGTACACCGTATTGGATGCGTTGAGCCGCCAGGACGGCTGGCATATGCGGATGCAGCAGCTGGCCCGCGCCACTGCACTGAGCGCCAGCGCCACTACCCGTCTGGTCAACCGGCTCGAGGACCGGGGCCTGCTGACCCGGATCCTTTGTGCCGATGACCGCCGGGGAATCTACACCGAGCTCACCCCGAGTGGCATCAAGCTGCTGGAGGCAGCCCGGCCCAGCCACGACGCGACGCTGGAGCGTGCGCTGGCCGAGGCGCAGGACATACCGGAGCTCGCGCCCCTGGTCGACGCCCTCCCCAAGCTGCACGCCGCCGTTTAGCGCGACAGAGCAACCTCCGGACACACACTGAGCCCTGCCCGCGTCGGACCGCGGGGCAGGGCTTTGTGGTGGTGACGCTTGGCTGGTTACTTGGCGGCCAGTTGTTTGAAGTGGTGCTCGAGGTCTTCCAGGCTCTTGTCCTTGGTTTCCGGAATGAACTTCGCGGCGAACGCGATGGCACCGACGCCCAGCACGGCAAAGACGAAGAAGGTGTTGGAGAGCCCGATGGCGGCAAGGAGCTGCGGGAAGCCGAAACCCACCAGGAAGTTCACCGTCCACAGCACGAAGGCCGAGGCGCCCATGCCCAGGCCGCGGATCTTCAGCGGAAAGATCTCGGACAGCATCAGCCAGGTGACCGGGGATATCGCGCCCTGCTGGAACGCCAGGAACGTCACCGTCAAAGCGAGGATCACGAAGCCGCGGGTGGTGCCTTCGGGCAGGACCAGCGAGAAGAACCCGATCAGGAGCAGCGCCGCGGTTGTGCCGAGCTGGCCGGTGATGAGCATCCTGCGCCTGCCTACCTTGCCCAGCAGCCAGATCCCCATAAACGTGGCCACGACGGAGATGACGCCGTTGGCGATGTTCGCCGTCAACGCGGCCTCCCTGCCGAAGCCCGACTGGGCGAGGATCTGGGTGCCGTAGTACATGATCGAGTTCACGCCGGTGATCTGCTGGATGACAGCGAGGCCGACACCCACTACGAAGATGCGGCGTAGCCAGGGGACGCCGAGGTCCTTCCAGGAACCCATCTTGGACTTGTAGTCCTCCACGGCCATCGCCTTGACTTCCTCGAACTCGGCCCGGGCCTCCGACTGGGAGCGGATCCGTTGCAGCACGCTGAGGGTTTCGCCGAAGCTGCCCATCGAGGCCAGCCAGCGGGGGCTTTCGGGCATAAAATTCATGCCGATCCAAAGCGCGATCGCGGGCAGCGTGGCGATCACGAGCATCCACCGCCAGATCCCGCCGGATTCGCCGAAGGTGTTGCCAAGGTAAGCGTTGAAGATGAAGGCCAGCAGCTGGCCGGTAACGATCATCAGCTCGTTCTGGGTGACGATCCGTCCGCGCCGGGCGCTCGGCGAGACTTCGGCGAGGTACACCGGGACGGTGACGGAGGCGCCGCCGACGGCGAGGCCGAGGACAAAGCGGGCCAGGATCATCACCTCGGTGTTCGGGGCGAAGGTGCAGGCCAGGGTGCCGATCAGGAAGATGACGGCTAGCACCATGATCATTTTGCGTCGTCCGTTGCGGTCAGCGAGGCGCCCGCCGAACAGGGCGCCCAAGGCGGCGCCGAAGAGCAGCGAGGAAGTCACGAGCCCTTCGGTCAACGGCGTGAGGCCCAGGTCCTCCTGCATGTAGGGCAGGGCGCCGTTGATGACGCCGGTGTCGTAGCCGAAAAGCAACCCGCCGAAAGTGGAGATGATGGTCGCAGTGCGCAGCGCCCGCTTGTGGTTTCCGGGCGCCTTCCGCTGTTGGGCGGTTGCCGTCGACGTCATACGCTCACCTTCTGGATCTGCTGTTTCATGGTCTCCAGCTGGTAGCGGGAAACCTCCGTGGCGTTGTCGTCCTCGGCGAAGACGCTGGAGACCATCACGGTGTCCTCGCGGTCGAGGAAGCCGATTTCCTTCAGGCCGCCGAAGAACTCGTCCCAGTTCACGTCGCCGTCGCCGATCTTCAGGTGCTGGTGCACCCGGACAGGGTTTCCGGGCGGGTTGGTGATGTAGCGCAGACCGTGCGAGGCGTGGTGGTCCATGGTGTCGGCGACGTGGACCAGGCGAAGCTTGTCCCCCGCCGCGCGCATGATGTCCAGCGGGGCGTTCTGCATGTGGAAGCTGTGCGAGGCGACGTAGACGAGGCCGACGTTCTTGGAGTTGAGTCCGCGGATCACCCGGATCGCGGCCAGGCCCTCCTCGACGAAGTCGTCCGGATGCGGGTCGATCAGCAGGTCGATGCCCTCCCGCTCGATGATGGGGAGCAGTTCCTCCATGGAGCGGTAGAACGCGCGCTCGGATTCCTCGGCTTTCTCCGGGCGGCCGCTGAATTCGGTGTTCATGGTGTGGACGCCAAGGTCCACGGCAATCTGGATGGCACGCTTCCAGTACCGGACAGCAGCCTCGCGGGCATCCTCATCCGGGCCGGACCAGCGCAGCACCGGCAGGACGGAGGCTATTTCAATCCCCGCGTCCCTGCAGGCCTTGTTCAGCTGGCCCACCAGCTCGTCATCAGCCTTCGGGTGGTTGAAGAACGGGATGAAATCGGCGTGCGGGGTCATCTGCATGTACTTGTAGCCGAGGTCAGCCACCACGCGGGGAAATTCGAGCAGGCTGTGCGAGTGGTGGAACGGCGTGGGATCAAGGGCGATTTTCACTTCGGAACACTCCATTGTGGATCTGGCGGGGACCTGGGCGCCGGCCGGCGCTGCGTTCTTGGCAGTAGTGGTCACCGGCCGGCGGCGCGTTCTTAGCGGTACAGTGCGGGCTTGGGGTTCAGTTTCACAGCGACCTTTTCGCCGTTCTTCTGCGCCTCGACGCCGGCCTCGCAGCAGGCGGCGGTGGCGTACCCGTCCCAGGCGGTCGGGCCGCCTATTTCGCCGCGCAGGGCGGCGTCCACCCAGGACTGGATTTCGACGTCGTACGCGGCACCGAAACGCTCCTCGAAGCCGGGGGTGACGTTGCCGCCCCAGCGGCCGTTGCTGCGGGTATAGGGGCCCTGGTCACCGCCGATGCTGACAATGCCGTCCTCGAAGGACGCCTGGGTGGCCACCTCGTAGCCGAACTTGGCGTTGACGTAGATCTCGACGTCGGCCAGGACACCGGACTCGGTCTCGATCAGGACGTGCTGCGGGTCGTGCTGGCCGGCCGGGGCGTTCCGGGTGGCCTTGCCGAGACGGACCTGGACGGACGTGATTTCCTCGCCGGTGAAGTAGCGGATCGCGTCGAATTCGTGGACCACGGAGTCGTTGATCAGCATCTCGTTGGTGAAGCCCGCGGGGGTGGTGGGGTTGCGGTGCTGGTGGTGCAGCATGAGCAGTTCGCCGAGTTCGGAGTCGCGGATGATCTTGCCGAGGGCGGCGTATTCGGCGTCGAAGCGGCGCATGAAGCCGACCTGGATGCGCTGGTGGCCCAGCTTTTCCTCGGCCTGGACGATCTTCCAGGCGGACTCGGCATCCGGGGTGAGCGGCTTCTCGCAGAGGATCGGGATGTCCTTGGCGATCGCCTTGAGCAGGATGTCCTCATGCAGGAAGCCCGGGGTGGCGATCAGCACGGCGTTGACGTCGCCGTTGTTGAGGGCTTCGTCGGCGTCGGCCAGGGCGACGGCGCCGGGGATGCCTTCGATGGCGGCCTGGGCGCGAGCGAGGTCGACGTCGACGACGGCGGCGACTTCCGCGCCGTGGATGCGGGTGTTGAGCCGCTGGATGTGGTCTGCGCCCATACGGCCGGCGCCAATGACAGCTACGCGGAGGGTTCTGGTCATGATCTTGTCCTCAGTTCTAGTTGACAGCGGAACGGGAGCCGCAGGAGAGCAGGTAGTTGCGGGTGCGCTTGGCGATCGGCATGGGCACATCGAAGGCCACGGGGTACATGTCCTGTTCCACAATGCCAAAGATCGGCCGGTTCAGCGCCTCGACGGCGTCGATGACGGCGCGCAGGTCCGGGAGCCCGTTCGGCGGTTCGGTCATGACGCCGGCCAGGTTGGCCGCGGCCCACGTCATGTTCTCCTCGTTGACCTTTTTGAGGATGTCCGGGTTGATCTGCTTGAGGTGCAGGTAGCCGATCCGGTCGGGGTAGTTCTTGATCAGGTCGAGGCTGGAGGCCCCACAGTATTCGGCGTGGCCGGTGTCCAGGCACAGGTTCAGGTACTTCGGGTCGGTGGAGGCGAGCAGGGTCTCAATGTCCGCCTGCGCGCCGACATGGGAGTCAGCATGGGAGTGGAACTGCTGCTTCAGGCCGAAGTCCTCCAGCAGGGTCTTGCCCAGGCGGTTGTGGCCGGCGAAGAGATCGCTCCAGGCCTTTTCCGTGAGCACCCCGCTTTCCACGGCTTCGCCGGTGACGTCGTCGCGCCACATGGCCGGGATGACCACCACGTGTTCCCCGCCCATGGCGGCGGTGAGTCCGGCGACCTTGCGGGCCGGCTCCCACGCGGATTCCCACTGGTCCAGGCCCCGGTGGAACGCGGTGAACACGGTGCCGGCGCTGATCTTGAGGTCGCGCTGCTTGAGTTCTTCGGCGAGGCGTGCCGGGTCGGTCGGGAGGTAGGCGTAGGGGCCGAGTTCGATCCACTTGTAGCCGGATTCGGCGACCTCGTCGAGGAAGCGTTCCCACGGGGTCTGCTTCGGGTCATCCGCGAACCAGACACCCCAGGAGTCCGGCGCGGTGCCGATGATCAGCTTGTTCTCAGTCATTGCCATTCCTTCTCATCGATTGCTCCGCAGGTGCCGTTTTGGACGCTCAAAACGGCGGTTACGGAGCAGTCGATCGTGGTTGGTGGGTGGGGATTAGTTGGAGGGGAAGTTGTAGGAGGCGCCCGAGACGTGGGTCGGTTCGGGCCAGCGGGAGGTGACCACCTTGCCTCGGGTGTAAAAGGACACTCCGTCGGGACCGTACATGTGCTTGTCGCCGAACAGGGAGGCCTTCCAGCCGCCGAAGGAGTGGTAGGCCACCGGGACGGGCAGCGGCACGTTGATGCCGATCATGCCCACCGTGACGGAGCGCTGGAACTTGCGGGCGTTGGCGCCCGAGGAGGTGAAGATGGCGGTACCGTTGCCGTAGGGGTTGGCGTTGATCAGCGCGATGCCGGCGTCGAGGTCCTCGACCCGGACGACGACGAGGACGGGGCCGAAGATTTCCTCGCTGTACGCGGTCATTTCGGTCTTGACGTGGTCCAGGACGGTGGGACCGATCCAGAAGCCGTCCTCGTGGCCGGGGACCACGAGGCCGCGGCCGTCCACCACCATCGCGGCACCGGCGGTTTCGGCTTCGGTGACGATCCGGACGATGCGGTCCTTGGAGGCCGGCGTGATGACCGGGCCCATTTCGGCGTCGGGCACGGTGCCGTTGTTGACCTTGACGGCGAGCGCGCGCTCCTCGACTTTTTTGACCAGCAGATCGGCGGCCTCGCCGACGGCGACGGCGACCGAGATGGCCATGCAGCGTTCGCCGGCGGAGCCGAAGGCGGCGGCGGCGAGGTGGTCCGCGGCGTTGTCGAGGTCGGCGTCGGGCATGATGATGGCGTGGTTCTTCGCCCCGCCCAGGGCCTGGACGCGCTTGCCGTGCTTGGTGGCGGTTTCGTGGACGTACTGGGCGATGGGGGTGGAGCCGACGAAGGAGATGCCGTCCACGTCCGGGTGGGTGAGGAGGCCTTCGACGGTTTCCTTGTCGCCGTGCAGGACCTGGAAGACGCCGTCGGGCAGGCCCGCGTCCTTCCACAGCTTGGCCAGCAGCATTGAGGCGGAGGGGTCGCGTTCGGAGGGCTTGAGGATGAAGGCGTTGCCCGTGGCGATCGCCATCGGCGCCATCCACAGCGGCACCATAACCGGGAAGTTGAACGGGGTGATGCCGGCGACGACGCCGAGCGGCTCGCGGAAGGAGAACACATCGATCCCCGTGGAGACCTGGTCTGAGTAGTCGCCCTTGAGCAGTTGCGGGATGCCGCACGCGAATTCGATGACCTCCAGTCCGCGGCCGATCTCGCCCTTGGCGTCGGAGAGGACTTTGCCGTGCTCGGCCGTGATCAGCTCGGCGAGGTCGTCCACGTGGGCAGCGACGAGTTCGCGGAACTTGAACAGGACGGCGGTGCGCTTGGCGAGGGAGATGTCGCCCCAGCTGTCGGCGGCCGCGCGGGCGGCGGCGACGGTGGCGTCCAAGTCGGCCCGGTTGGCCAGCCGCAGCTCTGCGGCGACGGCACCGGTGGCGGGGTTGTAGACGGGCTGGGTGCGGGTGCCGACGCCTGCGGTTTCGGCGCCGTTGATGAAGTGGTGGATGGTGTTGGTGGTGACGGTGGTCATGGGAAGGTCCTTGGGAGTTGGAGTCTGGGGTGGCCCGGGAGGCCGGGTCAGCCGAGCAGCTTGCGCTGGCGGCTCTTGTGGTCGACGTAGGTCTGGAAGGCTTGTTTCGTGGAGTCGAGCTCGGAGACCTGGGAGACCGGAACGTCCCACCAGGACTCGGAACTGGGCGCGTCCAGCAGCGGGTCGGATTCAACGTGGATGACGATCGGGCCGCCGCGCTCGGGGGCCGCTTTGGCATCGCGAACGGCCTGTTCGAGCTCGGCGATGACCTTCTCCCCCGGTTCGATCCGGATCACTTTCACGCCGAGGCTTTCGGCGTTCAGGGCCAGGTCCACGGGGAGCCGGTCGCCGTCGTCGAAGCTGTGGTGCTCCTCGTCCAGGGCCCGGTACTGGGTGCCGAAGCGCTGGGAGCCGAGGGATTCGGAGAGTGAGCCGATGGAGGCGTAGCCGTGGTTCTGGATCAGGACCACGATCAGCTTGATCCGCTCGGCGACGGCGGTGACCAGTTCGGTGTGCATCATGAGGTAGGAGCCGTCCCCCACCATCACGACAACGTCGCGCTGTGCCCCGCCCTTCGCGGCTTCTGCCAGCGCGGCACGCTTGACGCCGAGACCGCCGGGGATTTCGTAGCCCATGCAGGAGTAGGCGTATTCGACATGGTATCCGAACGGGTCCCGGACGCGCCACATTTTGTGCAGGTCGCCCGGGAGGGAGCCGGCGGCGCAGATGACGACGTCCTGGGCGTCCATGGCACGGCTTGTGGCGCCGATGATCTCGTTCTGGGCCGGGAGCGGGGTGAAGCGGGTGTCGAAGGCTTCGTCCACGGTGGCGTTCCAGCGGGTCTTCTCGTTCGCGATCTGCTGTTCCAGGTCGGCGCCGATCCGGTAGCCGCCGAGGGCCTGGTTCAGCTTGATGAGGGCCCTGCGGGCGTCGGCGACGATCGGCAGCGAGGTGCCGTGTTTGTAGGCGTCGATCGCGGCGACGTTGATGTTGATGAACTTCACGTCCGGGTTCTGGAACGCGGTCCGGGATGCGGTGGTGAAGTCCTCGTAGCGCGTGCCGATGCCGATGATGAGGTCCGCCTCGGCTGCGATGGCGTTGGCCGCCGTCGTGCCGGTGGAGCCGATCGCGCCGAGGGAGAATTTGTGGTCCCAGGGCAGGACACCGACGCCGGCCTGGGTGTTGCCCACCGGGATGCCGGTCAGTTCGACGAACTTCGCGAGTTCCTCGTTGGCGTAGGCGTAGAGCACGCCGCCGCCGGCGATGATGAGCGGGCGCTTGGCGGCGCGGATGGCGTCGGCGGCGCGGCGGACGTCCTCGTCGTCGGCGTCCGGGCGGCGGATCCGCCATTCGCGTTCGGCGAGGAATTCCTCCGGCACGTCGAAGGCCTCGGCCTGGACGTCCTGGGGCAGCGAGATGGTTACGGCACCGGTTTCGGCCGGGTCGGTGAGGACACGGAGGCCGTGGTGGAAAGCGGAGAACAGCTGCTCGGGCCGGGAGACGCGGTCGAAGAACTTCGAGAGGGGCCGGAAGGCGTCGTTGACCGTGATGTCGTAGGCGTAGGGCTGCTCGAGCTGCTGCAGGACGGGGTCCGCGGCGCGGGTGGCGAAGGTATCGCTCGGCAACAGGAGTACGGGCAGCCGGTTGGTCGTGGCCAGGGCCGCGCCGGTCAGCAGGTTCGAGGAACCCGGGCCGATCGAGGTGCTGATCGCGAAGGTCTGGCGGCGCCGGGTGTGGCGGGCGTAGCCGACCGCCTGGTGGGCCTGGGCCTGTTCGTTGCGGCCCTGGTAGTACGGCATGATCGTGGGATCCAGCTGCTGGTACTGCTTGAGGGCCTGGCCGACGCCGGCAACATTGCCGTGGCCGAAGATCCCGAAAGTTCCCGGGATCAGCCGCTCCCGATAGTCCTGGCCGCCGATTGAATCGACGGTGTACTGCTGGGACAGGTATTCGACGACCGCCTGGGCGACTGTCATTCTGCGTGTTCCTGAGGCAGTTCTGGTTCCCATGGGAAGTTACTCCGATACTTCTGCGGCGCGGGTGGATTCGGTGCGGGTGGATTCGGTGTGGTGCAGGAGCGAGGCGGCAGTTGCCACGGCTCCCGCGACGTCGCCGTCTTGCGGGTAGAGCAGGGTCCGGCCGACGGTGAGGCCCTGGACGCCCGGCAGCGCGAGGGCGTCCTGCCAGCTGGCGAAGACCTCGTCCTGGCTGCTGTCCGGGTCTCCGCCGAGGAGCACGGTTGGCAAGGTGGTGGACGCCATGACGCGCTCCATTTCGGCCACCACGGGAAGTTTCATCCAGGTGTAGGCGCTGCTGGAGCCCAGGCCCTCGGCGATGGCGACGGACTTGATGACGGCGTTGGTGGACAGGTCGTTGCGGACCCTGCCGTGCTCGCGGACGGAGAGGAACGGCTCCACCATCGCGATGAGCCTGCGCTCGGAGAGGGAGTCGATGGCTTTGGCCGTTGCCTCGAGCGTGGCCACAGTGTCCGGGTCGCCGAGGCAGATGCGCGTGAGCATCTTGCCGCCGTCGGCGCCGAGGGCTTCGAGGGCGGCCGCGGTGTGGCCGGTGAAGCGGTCGTCGAGTTCATTCACGAGGCCGGAGAGCCCGCCGCGGTTCATCGAGCCGAAGAGCAGCTTGCCCTCGAGCGCGCCCAGCAGGAGCAGGTCGTCCATGATGTCCGGGGAAGCCAGGACACCGTCCACATCCGGGTTGGCCAGGGCGATCTGGAGCCGGTCCAGCAACTGGCGGCGGTCGGCCATGGCCACGGGATCGCTGCCGACCGCAAGCGCACCGCGGGCCGGGTGGTCGGCGGCGACGATGAAGTTCTGTTTGCCGGCCTTGACGCCGGGATGGCGGCGGCGGGCCTTCGCGGCACGGGAGATCGCAGCCGGATCCTCGAGCCGGATGATGCTCAGGTGCTCGTAACGGCGGGGATCGTCGTCCACCGTGAGGGTGGCGGCGGCGTGGTTGACACTCACAGGGTTGCTCCTTCGGTGGCGTAGGTGCCCGGCACAAGGCGGCCGCGTTCGGCGAGCAGGCCGGTGACTTCCTCCGGCGTCGGCATCGCGTCGGCGCAGGACAGCCGGGACGCAACGAGGGCGCCGGCGGCGTTGGCGAAGTCGAGGACCTGGGCGAGCGGCCAGCCGGAGAGCATCCCGTGGCAGAAGGCTCCGCCGAAGGAGTCGCCGGCGCCCAGGCCGTTGACGGTTTCCACCGGCACGGGGGCGGAGACGACGCGTTCGGTACGGGTCTTGGCCATGACGCCTTCCGGTCCGAGTTTCACGACGGCGATCTCGACGCCGGCCGCGAGCAGGCGGTCGGCCTGCTCGTCCGGGGTGCCTTCGCCGACGGCGACGGCGCATTCCTTGTCGTTGCCGATCGCGACGGTGACGTGCGGGAGGATTTTGGCGACCTGTTCCCGGGCATCGGCTTCGGAGGCCCAGAACATCGGCCGGTAGTCCAGGTCCAGGATGGTGTACTGGCCGGGCTTCAGTCCTGTGCGGGACCGCGCCTCATGCGCCTTGATATGGGCGGTCCGGCTGGGTTCCTGGCAAAGGCCGGTGACCGTGGACCAGAAGATTCCGGCGTCCCTGATGGCGTTCAGGTCCAGCTCCTCGGCCTTGATCTGCAGGTCCGGGGCGGTGGGGAACCGTCCGTAGAAGTAGAGCGGGAAGTCCTCCGGCGGCTTGATCGCGCAGAACGTGACCGCGGTGGGCCATTCCTTGACGGCGGTGACATAGGAATCGTCCACCTTGAACTTGCGCAGTTCGCGGTGCAGGTATCTGCCGAAGGCGTCGTCGCCGGTGCGGCTGATGACGGCGGTGCGGCGGCCGTGCCGGGCGACGGCAACCGCCACGTTGGACGGAGATCCGCCAAGGTACTTTCCGAAGGACGTGACATCCTCCAGATCCACCCCGATGTCGTTCGGGTAGATATCAACGCTGATGCGCCCGATCGTGAGCAGTTCGTGGGTCACGGTGATCGCGGACCTTTCTGGTGAGAACTCGGTACCTTTGCGCAGCCTGAGCTTCGGCGTTTAGGCGGCCGGCGTGAGCCAGGCCACATCCACTACTTTGCCCTAGAATCCATGTACTGTCAAAGGTTTGTACTGACATATTTACAAGATGACACGAGGGGGCGTATCGGCCCCGGCGCGCGGCGGCGTCGGGGGCCGCCCGGCGTGCCTCGAGGGCTACTTGCCGGGGACGCCGAGTTCGCCGGTGACATACTGCGCCCGGCCAAAACCGAACGACCAGTCCCCCGCAGTGTTCTCGACGTAGCCGATAAAGACGTCCTCGCCGGCGACCCCTTCGGCAGCCAGCCTTGCCGCGATGGCGGCAAACAGGGACTGCTTGGCCTCCTGGCTGCGCCCGGCCTGGGTGAAGATCTGGATCATCACGACATCCGGCGTCCGCTCGAAGCCGAGGCCGGCGTCCTGGGCGACGATCTGCCCCGCGGGATGTTCGGTCAGGACATGGAAGTAGTCCCGCTCCGGAATGCCGTATTCACCCACGATGGCGCCGTGGATTCCCTGGCTGAGCGCGCGGAGCTGCTCCGGGGTCCGGCCCTGATTGACGTCGATTCGCACGAGAGGCACTCGCCACTCCTTCAATAGTTTGTCCTGACATACTAACAAAGCGGAGGTGAGGGATGCAAGGCTTGCCTGCGGCGCAAAAAACAACGCGGGGTCACTTCGCGCCTATCCCAGGGGGCGTGGGATGGGCGCGAAGTGACCCCGCGTTGTCTTATTCGGAGCCTGTGAGGCAGACCCGGGCTACCCGGTGAAGGCAGAGCTCCGGGCCGTGCCGTCGTAGCCGCCGGCAGGGGGCTTCAGCCCGTAGATCACGCCGAGGGTCGGCGCGACGTCGGCGGTCCGGGCAGCTTCGGAGGACACTGCCCCCTTGACCACCCGCGGGCTGCCGCCGGTCACGAAGAACGGAATCGGCTCCGTGGCGGGGTGGCCGTGGTTGCCCGGAATGGGATTGTACGCCACGTATGGGTCGGAGAAGCGCCAGCCCGCGCGGCAGTAGGCCACGAGGTCTCCGGCCTCGGCGCCCAGCCGCAGGTCCGCCGGCCTATTGACCGACAGGACGCCCTCATGCGCACTGACCAACTGTTCGACGGCGGCCAGTCCGGCTGCGCGGTCCGGTTCGGGGCCGGTCCAATACAGCAGGTCCGCGCCGCCGTTCTGGGCAATCGTGATGTTGGACTGCAGCTCCGGATGGGACTGGAGGACGAGGTTGATCGAGATGACGTTGCTGGGGATGGACCAGTCCATAGAATGGTCGGCGAGCACCATCACCACGCTGGAGTCCCACTTGCCGGCACTCTTGAGGTGGTCGATGAAGCGGCCCACCTGCATGTCGGTGTCCGCGAGGGCAGCTTCCCGCGCGGCCCGCAGCGTGGTTCCGGAAATGTCAGAGTGGCCCATGCGGTCAATGTCACCCAGGTTGGTGAACACAAAGTCCGGGTCCGGCCCGCTCACCATCGCCAGGAGTGCGTCCATCGTGGCGGCGTCGGGCGCGTGTCCGGTGACCGGCAGCAGCGGCTGGGGTTCCCAGCGGAAGCTGGCGCGGGTGCCGAAGATGCCGTAGAGATACTTCTTGCTCAGCACCGATCCGGTGGTGAGGCCGCGCTCCTGCAGCCGCTCCAGGAGGGTCGGGAAGTGCAGGTCGCTGGACCGGTCGAGGTCGCGGACCACGCCTTCGGCCCGGTCGAAGATGGCGTTGGCCGGCACGCCGGAACGGTCCGGCCGCGCCCCCGTCATCATCATGACGTGGTTCGGAATGGTTTCCATCACCGGCAGGGAGCGTGCCGCGGGGAAGTTGGTGCCGGCATCGCGCAGGGCAGCGAGTCGCGGCGTCAGGGCGGGTGTGATCTCGTCCGGCCGGCAGCCGTCCACCACCAGCACGTAGCTCCGGGTGCGGCCCGTCGCCGGGGCGGCCCAGGCGGTGCCCGGCGCGGCGGAAAGCAAGACGGCGGCACCGCCGGCGGCGGCGAGTTGCAGGAACTGCCGGCGTCCCGGCGTCGAGAGTCTGTTGCTGGCGGGCGTGCCCTGCTGAAGTGAACGGCCCTGCTTCGGTGAACGGCTCACTGGAGTCCTCCCTGCGTCGGCGTGACTTTGCCGGTGTTGGCTTGAACGTTGAATGATGTGGACAGGGTGGCTCCTGAACCGGCGGCGGTGCGTTCGGCGAGGACGTACCAGTCCATCCTGACGCCGGCGGCGGTTACGTCCAGGACGGAATAGCCGTGCGAGTCGAAGTCCAGGTATTTCACGTGCGGGTTGGCCGCCTTGATGGCGTTCTCCACGGTAACGGATCCGGTCCGGGGCGGAACGTTCAGGATGTCGTCGAGGTTGTCGCTCGTGACGGACGTGCAGACCAGTTCCGCGGCCACGGAATCGCCGGTGGCCGGGTAGGTGGCCGGATCCGCGGGGATGTCGCAGGCCCAGCCGGAGTGGATGTCGCCGGTGAGGAAGACGGTGTCCTTCACGGCGTTATCCCGCAGATGGCGGACCACGCGGTTGCGGTCCGCCTCGTAGCCGTCCCACTGGTCCACGTTGTATGGGACACCGCTGATGCTGGTCCCGCCCATCAGCTTTTGCACACCGGCCAGCTCGGCGATGCTCAGCGTCGAGGGGACGCGGACGGGCGCAATCATGACGGGGTTGCCCACGAGCTTCCACTGCGGGCCCGCGGACTTGAGGTTCTCCAGTAGCCAATCCATCTGTGCGGCGCCCGTGATGGTCCGTGCGGGGCTGCCGACGGCGGGATCCGTACCGTTGGCGGCCTGCTGGTCGCGGTAGGAGCGCAGGTCCAGCATGGACAGGCTGGCCAGGGAGCCGAAGTCCAGGCGGCGGTAGATCTGGCCACCCGGCTCGTAGCGGACGGGCATCCACTCGGCATAGGCCTGGTGCGCGGCGGCGAAGCGCTCACTCCAGTCGCCTTCGACGCCCGGAGTGTGGTTTTCGGCCCCGCCCTTCCAGGCGTCGTT
This DNA window, taken from Pseudarthrobacter sp. ATCC 49987, encodes the following:
- a CDS encoding MarR family winged helix-turn-helix transcriptional regulator, with protein sequence MGIKDDAVEVRAQGWRTLAALHGLIEAELERALQAVAQLSVVEYTVLDALSRQDGWHMRMQQLARATALSASATTRLVNRLEDRGLLTRILCADDRRGIYTELTPSGIKLLEAARPSHDATLERALAEAQDIPELAPLVDALPKLHAAV
- a CDS encoding sugar porter family MFS transporter, which encodes MTSTATAQQRKAPGNHKRALRTATIISTFGGLLFGYDTGVINGALPYMQEDLGLTPLTEGLVTSSLLFGAALGALFGGRLADRNGRRKMIMVLAVIFLIGTLACTFAPNTEVMILARFVLGLAVGGASVTVPVYLAEVSPSARRGRIVTQNELMIVTGQLLAFIFNAYLGNTFGESGGIWRWMLVIATLPAIALWIGMNFMPESPRWLASMGSFGETLSVLQRIRSQSEARAEFEEVKAMAVEDYKSKMGSWKDLGVPWLRRIFVVGVGLAVIQQITGVNSIMYYGTQILAQSGFGREAALTANIANGVISVVATFMGIWLLGKVGRRRMLITGQLGTTAALLLIGFFSLVLPEGTTRGFVILALTVTFLAFQQGAISPVTWLMLSEIFPLKIRGLGMGASAFVLWTVNFLVGFGFPQLLAAIGLSNTFFVFAVLGVGAIAFAAKFIPETKDKSLEDLEHHFKQLAAK
- a CDS encoding sugar phosphate isomerase/epimerase family protein, producing the protein MKIALDPTPFHHSHSLLEFPRVVADLGYKYMQMTPHADFIPFFNHPKADDELVGQLNKACRDAGIEIASVLPVLRWSGPDEDAREAAVRYWKRAIQIAVDLGVHTMNTEFSGRPEKAEESERAFYRSMEELLPIIEREGIDLLIDPHPDDFVEEGLAAIRVIRGLNSKNVGLVYVASHSFHMQNAPLDIMRAAGDKLRLVHVADTMDHHASHGLRYITNPPGNPVRVHQHLKIGDGDVNWDEFFGGLKEIGFLDREDTVMVSSVFAEDDNATEVSRYQLETMKQQIQKVSV
- a CDS encoding Gfo/Idh/MocA family protein; translation: MTRTLRVAVIGAGRMGADHIQRLNTRIHGAEVAAVVDVDLARAQAAIEGIPGAVALADADEALNNGDVNAVLIATPGFLHEDILLKAIAKDIPILCEKPLTPDAESAWKIVQAEEKLGHQRIQVGFMRRFDAEYAALGKIIRDSELGELLMLHHQHRNPTTPAGFTNEMLINDSVVHEFDAIRYFTGEEITSVQVRLGKATRNAPAGQHDPQHVLIETESGVLADVEIYVNAKFGYEVATQASFEDGIVSIGGDQGPYTRSNGRWGGNVTPGFEERFGAAYDVEIQSWVDAALRGEIGGPTAWDGYATAACCEAGVEAQKNGEKVAVKLNPKPALYR
- a CDS encoding sugar phosphate isomerase/epimerase family protein — protein: MTENKLIIGTAPDSWGVWFADDPKQTPWERFLDEVAESGYKWIELGPYAYLPTDPARLAEELKQRDLKISAGTVFTAFHRGLDQWESAWEPARKVAGLTAAMGGEHVVVIPAMWRDDVTGEAVESGVLTEKAWSDLFAGHNRLGKTLLEDFGLKQQFHSHADSHVGAQADIETLLASTDPKYLNLCLDTGHAEYCGASSLDLIKNYPDRIGYLHLKQINPDILKKVNEENMTWAAANLAGVMTEPPNGLPDLRAVIDAVEALNRPIFGIVEQDMYPVAFDVPMPIAKRTRNYLLSCGSRSAVN